The Acidobacteriota bacterium genome has a segment encoding these proteins:
- a CDS encoding tetratricopeptide repeat protein, with protein sequence MGKKKRKKLARADRPSGTGAPAKAPKLGRWAPLVLVVLPLLIYANSLNNAFHYDDFHSLVDNPHIRKLENIPSFFTSARTTSIHAERGHYRPVLFSTYALSYALGGYDYDPTVFRLANLILHILNGLLLFAVFRRVSGNTAVAFYAALLFAVHPLNTESVNYISCRSNVLATTFYLAGVGLFVGYSGSAPTRRRTAFYAGSLGCFGLGLLTKEIVITLPAILMLLDILILSPRPDGAGGGAKISLAPQTSLSGQGASFDVKTLFRRHLAFWMVAGFYLFLIFAVGLKPMYERHGVLYNLLVQTKAMAFYLRLLVFPRGLSVAHGFDMESTLSAAFWISLFIIGGSLFLTWRLRRRCGLLSFAILWYFIALLPTSSVIALHIPVNEHRTYLPGVGFAVAVAFLFGLITTKSKETRARLRPAPTLGRLGQALSKLAVPLFAVVVGIFSVAVFARNQTWKTAITLWKDAAKKYPDNPHAHETLGLEYSKLGDLEKAEREFLLAVRRGGVSKALAKPYNELGIIYAKRKEYESAIEHYTLSAELDPRAIEPHLNLGMLYSQQGQHEKALPYYEKVIALNPHHAIAHAALGNVYGKIGNLQRAEEELRLAARYGDSKTFAESHNGLGIIFATRNEYENAIKHFTLSIKADADAIGPYLNLGMLYSELGQHEKALPYYEKTIALNPNVERPYHDLVRIYLDLREADKASGVFQEMKKRGFNLPEDLRKHLDAAMKSP encoded by the coding sequence ATGGGAAAGAAAAAACGGAAAAAGCTTGCGCGGGCCGACCGTCCGTCCGGAACGGGCGCTCCGGCCAAGGCGCCCAAGCTCGGGCGGTGGGCCCCCCTCGTTCTTGTGGTCCTGCCTCTCCTCATCTACGCCAATTCCCTGAATAACGCTTTCCACTACGACGATTTCCACAGCCTTGTGGACAATCCCCACATCCGGAAGCTCGAAAACATCCCCTCTTTTTTCACCAGCGCCCGAACCACCAGCATCCACGCCGAGAGGGGCCACTACCGCCCCGTCCTCTTTTCGACCTACGCGCTAAGCTATGCCCTCGGCGGCTACGATTACGATCCCACGGTCTTCCGCCTTGCGAACCTCATCCTTCACATCCTGAACGGCCTTTTGCTCTTTGCGGTGTTTCGGCGGGTGTCCGGAAACACGGCGGTGGCGTTCTATGCGGCGCTTTTGTTTGCCGTTCATCCTCTGAACACCGAGAGCGTCAACTACATCAGCTGTCGCTCGAACGTTCTGGCCACGACGTTTTACTTGGCCGGCGTGGGGCTGTTTGTGGGATACTCGGGAAGCGCCCCGACGCGGCGGCGGACGGCTTTCTATGCGGGTTCGCTTGGCTGCTTTGGGCTGGGGCTTTTGACCAAGGAAATCGTGATTACCCTTCCCGCCATTTTGATGCTCTTGGATATCTTGATTCTCAGTCCCCGACCCGACGGCGCCGGGGGCGGTGCCAAAATCTCGCTTGCGCCCCAGACAAGCTTGTCGGGGCAGGGAGCAAGCTTCGACGTCAAGACTCTATTTCGCCGTCACCTGGCGTTCTGGATGGTTGCGGGATTTTACCTTTTTCTGATTTTTGCGGTCGGCCTCAAGCCCATGTACGAACGGCACGGCGTCCTTTACAACCTCCTTGTCCAGACCAAGGCGATGGCATTTTACTTGCGGCTTTTGGTGTTTCCCCGGGGCTTGAGCGTCGCCCACGGCTTTGACATGGAGAGTACGCTGAGCGCGGCATTTTGGATTTCGCTGTTTATCATCGGCGGCAGCCTGTTCCTGACCTGGAGGCTGCGCAGGCGCTGCGGCCTCCTCAGCTTCGCCATCCTGTGGTATTTCATCGCGCTGCTTCCGACCTCCAGCGTCATTGCCTTGCACATCCCCGTGAACGAGCACCGGACCTATCTTCCGGGGGTGGGGTTCGCGGTGGCCGTAGCGTTCTTGTTCGGGCTCATCACGACGAAGTCGAAAGAGACGCGCGCCCGTCTCCGGCCGGCCCCGACGCTCGGGCGTCTCGGGCAGGCTCTTTCGAAGCTCGCCGTGCCGCTCTTTGCGGTCGTTGTAGGAATCTTTTCCGTCGCGGTCTTTGCGCGGAATCAAACCTGGAAGACGGCCATTACCCTCTGGAAGGATGCCGCTAAGAAGTATCCCGACAACCCCCACGCGCACGAGACCCTGGGCCTGGAATACAGCAAGCTCGGAGATTTGGAAAAAGCGGAGCGGGAGTTTCTGCTCGCGGTTCGGCGCGGCGGGGTCAGTAAGGCGCTGGCGAAACCCTACAACGAACTGGGCATAATTTACGCGAAGAGGAAAGAGTACGAAAGCGCCATCGAGCACTATACGCTTTCCGCCGAGCTGGATCCGCGCGCCATTGAGCCGCACCTCAATCTCGGCATGCTTTACTCCCAACAGGGCCAGCATGAAAAGGCGCTGCCCTATTACGAGAAAGTCATCGCGCTGAACCCGCACCATGCCATTGCGCACGCGGCCCTGGGCAACGTATACGGAAAAATCGGCAACCTGCAGCGGGCCGAGGAAGAGCTTCGGCTCGCTGCGCGATATGGAGATAGCAAAACGTTTGCCGAGTCCCACAACGGGCTGGGCATCATCTTCGCGACGAGGAATGAGTATGAAAACGCCATCAAGCATTTTACTTTGTCCATCAAGGCAGACGCGGATGCCATTGGGCCATACCTCAATCTCGGCATGCTTTACTCCGAACTGGGCCAGCATGAAAAGGCGCTGCCCTATTATGAGAAAACCATCGCGCTAAATCCGAATGTGGAACGACCTTATCACGATCTTGTGCGAATCTATCTCGATCTTCGTGAGGCCGACAAAGCGAGCGGCGTCTTTCAGGAAATGAAAAAGCGCGGCTTTAATCTTCCAGAAGATTTGCGGAAACACCTCGATGCCGCCATGAAGAGTCCGTGA
- a CDS encoding tetratricopeptide repeat protein, whose translation MGKKRRKKLARAARPSGTGAPAKAPKLGRWAPLVLVLLPLLIYANSLNNAFHYDDFHSLVDNPHVRELKNIPSFFASTRTTSLRAEKGHYRPVLFSTYALSYALGGYDYDPRMFRVFNLVFHILNGLLVFAVFRSILRSPASSGTEDGRLFGNTAAAFFAALLFAVHPLNTESVNYISCRSNAMAATFFLAGVWLFVWYSGSAPARRRTALYAGSLGCFVLGLLTKEIVITLPAILVLLDILVLNPGARPLAYKALFRRHAAYWMVAALHIFLVFAVGLKPMYEPRGVFYNLLIQTKAMAFYLRLLVFPRGLSISHGFDMEMTLSAAFWVSLSVIGGILFLAWKLRERWGLLSFAILWYFITLLPTSSVLPLNIPVNEHRTYLPAVGFVVAVGFLLGLITTKSQEASARLRSAPASPRHMGASGGQALSKLVVPLFAVVIGVFSVTAFMRNQTWKMPTTIWEDAVKTYPYNHHAHYGLGNAYGKLGRYAEAVEAYKQSIRFDPYNADTHYNLGFAYSKLGRNAEAIEAFKQAIRLKPDMAEAHSNLGFAYTKLDRHAEAIEAYKHAILLKPDLAKAHL comes from the coding sequence ATGGGAAAGAAAAGACGGAAAAAGCTTGCGCGGGCCGCCCGTCCGTCCGGGACGGGCGCTCCGGCCAAAGCGCCCAAGCTCGGGCGGTGGGCTCCCCTCGTTCTTGTGCTACTGCCTCTCCTCATCTACGCCAATTCCCTGAATAACGCCTTCCACTACGACGATTTCCACAGCCTCGTCGACAATCCCCACGTCCGAGAGCTCAAGAACATCCCCTCTTTCTTCGCCAGCACCCGAACCACCAGCCTCCGCGCCGAAAAGGGCCACTACCGCCCGGTGCTCTTTTCCACCTACGCGCTCAGCTACGCCCTCGGCGGCTACGACTACGACCCCAGGATGTTCCGGGTGTTCAACCTTGTCTTTCACATCCTTAACGGCCTGTTGGTCTTTGCCGTGTTCCGGTCCATCCTCCGTAGTCCCGCTTCGAGCGGGACGGAGGACGGGCGCCTTTTCGGAAACACGGCAGCGGCGTTCTTTGCGGCGCTTTTGTTTGCCGTTCATCCCCTGAACACCGAGAGCGTCAACTACATCAGCTGCCGCTCGAACGCGATGGCGGCGACGTTTTTCCTGGCCGGCGTGTGGCTGTTTGTGTGGTACTCGGGGAGCGCCCCGGCGCGGCGGCGGACGGCTCTCTACGCGGGCTCGCTCGGCTGCTTTGTGCTGGGGCTTTTGACCAAAGAAATAGTGATTACCCTTCCCGCCATCTTGGTGCTCTTGGACATCTTGGTTCTTAATCCCGGCGCGAGACCCTTAGCTTATAAGGCTCTGTTTCGCCGCCACGCGGCGTACTGGATGGTTGCGGCGCTTCATATTTTTCTGGTTTTCGCGGTTGGCCTCAAGCCCATGTACGAACCGCGCGGCGTCTTTTACAACCTTCTTATCCAGACCAAGGCTATGGCATTTTACTTGCGGCTCTTGGTGTTTCCGCGGGGCCTGAGCATCTCCCACGGCTTTGACATGGAGATGACGCTGAGCGCGGCGTTTTGGGTTTCGCTCTCTGTCATCGGCGGCATCCTGTTCCTGGCCTGGAAGCTGCGCGAGCGCTGGGGTCTTCTGAGTTTCGCCATCCTGTGGTATTTCATCACCCTGCTTCCGACCTCCAGCGTCCTTCCTTTGAACATCCCAGTGAACGAGCACCGGACCTATCTTCCGGCGGTGGGGTTCGTGGTGGCCGTCGGGTTCTTGCTAGGGCTTATCACGACGAAGTCGCAAGAGGCGAGCGCCCGTCTCCGGTCGGCTCCGGCCAGCCCACGACACATGGGGGCAAGCGGCGGGCAGGCTCTTTCGAAGCTCGTCGTGCCGCTCTTTGCGGTCGTCATAGGAGTCTTTTCCGTCACGGCCTTTATGCGGAATCAAACCTGGAAGATGCCCACCACCATATGGGAGGACGCCGTGAAGACGTATCCCTACAACCACCACGCACACTACGGCCTGGGCAACGCCTACGGTAAGTTAGGCCGCTACGCCGAAGCGGTCGAAGCCTACAAGCAGTCAATACGGTTCGATCCGTATAATGCCGATACGCACTACAACCTGGGCTTCGCCTACAGTAAGTTAGGCCGCAACGCCGAAGCGATTGAAGCTTTCAAGCAAGCGATACGGTTAAAACCGGACATGGCCGAGGCGCACAGCAACCTGGGCTTTGCCTACACTAAGTTAGACCGCCATGCCGAAGCGATTGAAGCCTACAAGCATGCGATACTGCTGAAGCCGGACTTGGCCAAGGCGCACCTC
- the tsaE gene encoding tRNA (adenosine(37)-N6)-threonylcarbamoyltransferase complex ATPase subunit type 1 TsaE — protein sequence MPSRREKSPSAPFPKEARFLSRSPGETRRLGARLGEALRAGDRVLLVGPLGAGKTLFIRGLAEGLGVRDADEVVSPTFILAQRFAGRGGLALHHVDLYRIETLSDWHGAGLDEIAADESSVAAFEWGEKIPYALPGAFRVTIRLGKKETEREIEIERGAM from the coding sequence ATGCCCAGCCGCCGAGAAAAATCCCCCTCCGCTCCGTTCCCGAAAGAGGCGCGCTTTCTGTCGCGCTCGCCCGGGGAGACGCGACGCCTGGGCGCAAGGCTCGGCGAAGCGCTCCGGGCCGGCGACCGCGTGCTTCTGGTCGGACCGCTCGGGGCCGGAAAGACGCTCTTCATCCGCGGGCTGGCCGAGGGTCTGGGCGTCCGGGACGCGGACGAGGTGGTGAGCCCCACCTTCATCCTCGCCCAGCGCTTTGCGGGACGCGGCGGCCTGGCTCTCCACCATGTGGACCTCTACCGCATCGAGACTCTTTCCGACTGGCACGGCGCGGGCCTCGACGAGATTGCCGCGGACGAATCTAGCGTCGCCGCCTTCGAATGGGGCGAAAAAATTCCTTACGCCCTGCCCGGCGCTTTTCGCGTGACGATCCGCCTCGGGAAGAAAGAGACGGAGCGGGAGATAGAGATAGAGCGCGGGGCGATGTAA
- a CDS encoding NAD(+)/NADH kinase translates to MIKPKPVRTLGVMAKQKQPAGSLLRKLISNTRKRGPALVFEEETAKWAKLKGVSTFARSAFPKGLDMLLVLGGDGTLLSAARAAVGHRCPIMGVNAGGMGFLTSVRRQEMLPALDALRRGRYLIRPRGMLTVRLLRKRKVVGTHHALNDVVVHKRDIARLLSVDLHVGSRFLATCSADGIVISTPTGSTAYSLAAGGPIVYPHMSAFVITPIAPHCLTFRSIIISDLLPINITPSPEAPDVFLTLDGQIAVPMERGDSMRVQRSRHKTYLVRLEEQDYFSVLREKLHWGKR, encoded by the coding sequence ATGATAAAACCGAAACCCGTTCGAACGCTCGGCGTCATGGCCAAGCAAAAGCAGCCGGCCGGCTCGCTTTTGAGAAAGCTCATTTCGAACACCCGAAAGCGCGGCCCCGCGCTGGTTTTTGAGGAGGAGACGGCCAAGTGGGCGAAACTGAAAGGCGTGTCGACGTTTGCGCGCTCCGCATTCCCGAAAGGCCTCGACATGCTCCTCGTCCTTGGGGGCGACGGAACGCTTCTCAGCGCGGCGCGCGCGGCCGTGGGCCATCGCTGCCCCATCATGGGCGTCAACGCCGGAGGCATGGGCTTTCTGACGAGCGTCCGGCGACAGGAAATGCTCCCGGCCCTCGACGCCCTGCGGAGAGGGAGATACCTGATAAGACCCCGCGGAATGCTCACGGTCCGCCTCCTGCGCAAGCGCAAGGTCGTCGGGACGCACCACGCGCTCAACGACGTCGTCGTGCACAAAAGGGACATCGCGCGCCTGCTTTCCGTGGATTTACACGTGGGCAGCCGCTTTCTCGCAACGTGCAGCGCCGACGGCATCGTCATCTCGACGCCCACGGGCTCGACGGCCTACTCGCTCGCGGCGGGGGGGCCCATCGTCTACCCCCATATGAGCGCCTTCGTCATCACCCCCATTGCCCCGCACTGTCTTACCTTCCGCTCTATCATCATCTCGGATCTATTGCCCATCAACATCACCCCGTCCCCCGAAGCGCCGGATGTTTTCCTGACGCTCGACGGCCAGATTGCCGTTCCCATGGAGCGCGGCGACTCTATGCGCGTCCAGCGCAGCCGCCACAAGACGTACCTCGTCCGCCTCGAGGAACAGGATTACTTCAGCGTCCTCAGAGAGAAGCTGCACTGGGGGAAACGCTAA
- a CDS encoding TlyA family RNA methyltransferase yields the protein MAQRKERLDAALARRGLAPTRAKAQALVMAGAVWVDGVRVEKSGASVAPDAVIEVRDKPHPYVGRGGVKLEAALDSFGVTVEGARCLDIGASTGGFTHCLLLRGAAHVTALDVGKGQLDASLRRDPRVAAIEGVNARYLDEVEFEEPFDLVVMDVSFISVRKIVPHIHLVLKEGGSAVVLIKPQFELKKGEVGRGGVVRDGALHERVLREISEFLGEKGFNVRGMLQSPIEGADGNKEFFVHFGGEK from the coding sequence GTGGCGCAGCGCAAGGAACGACTCGACGCGGCGCTTGCACGCAGGGGACTCGCGCCGACGCGCGCGAAGGCGCAGGCCCTGGTCATGGCGGGCGCCGTGTGGGTGGACGGCGTGCGCGTGGAGAAAAGCGGTGCGAGCGTCGCCCCGGACGCGGTCATCGAGGTCAGGGACAAGCCGCATCCTTACGTCGGTCGCGGCGGCGTGAAGCTGGAGGCCGCTCTCGACTCGTTCGGCGTCACCGTCGAGGGGGCGCGCTGCCTCGACATCGGCGCCTCGACGGGCGGCTTCACGCACTGCCTGCTTCTTCGCGGTGCGGCGCACGTCACGGCGCTCGACGTCGGCAAAGGGCAGCTGGACGCTTCGCTGCGCCGCGACCCCCGCGTCGCGGCGATCGAGGGCGTCAACGCGCGCTACCTCGACGAGGTGGAGTTCGAGGAGCCGTTTGATCTCGTCGTCATGGACGTTTCCTTCATTTCCGTGCGCAAAATCGTTCCTCACATCCACCTTGTCCTCAAGGAGGGCGGAAGCGCCGTCGTCCTCATCAAGCCCCAGTTCGAGCTTAAGAAAGGCGAGGTCGGCAGAGGCGGCGTCGTCCGGGACGGGGCGCTGCACGAGCGGGTGCTTCGTGAAATCTCCGAGTTCCTCGGCGAAAAGGGCTTTAACGTTCGCGGCATGCTACAATCTCCTATAGAAGGGGCCGACGGGAACAAAGAGTTTTTCGTGCATTTCGGCGGCGAAAAATGA
- a CDS encoding UvrD-helicase domain-containing protein: MRWKEHLNEQQLAAVEATEGPCLVLAGAGTGKTRVITYRVAYLIHERGVAPERILAVTFTNKAADEMSERVVRLLEKIPRRPWVSTFHSLGVRVLRAHIERLGRPRDFVIYDEADQRSLMKETLEALDIGEAYFEPRGALEAVGRAKDKLLAPGDVRERASEPREKLLSDLYEGYQERLRAANALDFDDLLFLTVRLLREHKDVLAHYAERFHYVLVDEFQDTNYSQYELMRLLAEGRRNLCAVGDEDQSIYRWRGAEIGNILKFRDEYPDATLVKLERNYRSTDVILQAASAVISQNRERIGKTLWSDRPGEHKIVTHAALTDLAEAAIVADEISGLRARYPYAEMAVLYRTNAQSRLIEDSLMRRRIPYLVVGGLRFYERKEVKDILAYLRFLLNPSDDVSLRRILNVPPRGIGARTFGRLQDIAARERLSLWEAVRRMLEGDEPSPRERNALTAFSELVGRLRDEALPLPLPELILSVLEATEYYNYLEKEDSRRAEERRENLQGLVSSAADFVELAQSPEEGREPREASLVSFLDRVALVSDADQVNPERGVQLMTLHCAKGLEFSVVFVAGLNDGLFPHARSSETPEEREEERRLFYVGMTRAKDVLILTSAEQRRVFGQDTTFDPSPFLEEIPDECLERPAPAASIEPEDQTAGGALFEEEVFSHDAPAPRAHAGMSIYHKQYGRGKILMVESSAHGEKLTIEFQRDRKLKKILARFVELEPS, encoded by the coding sequence GTGCGTTGGAAAGAGCATCTCAACGAGCAGCAACTGGCCGCCGTCGAGGCGACTGAGGGGCCGTGCCTGGTGCTCGCCGGCGCCGGAACGGGGAAGACGCGCGTCATCACCTACCGCGTCGCCTACCTCATCCACGAGCGCGGCGTCGCGCCGGAGCGCATCCTCGCCGTCACGTTCACGAACAAGGCCGCGGACGAGATGTCCGAGCGCGTGGTGCGCCTCCTGGAAAAAATTCCCCGCAGGCCGTGGGTGAGCACGTTCCATTCGCTCGGCGTGCGCGTCCTGCGCGCCCACATCGAGCGCCTGGGACGCCCGCGTGACTTCGTCATCTACGACGAGGCTGACCAGCGGAGCCTCATGAAGGAGACGCTTGAGGCGCTCGACATCGGCGAGGCGTACTTCGAGCCGCGCGGGGCGCTCGAGGCCGTCGGGCGCGCCAAGGACAAGCTCCTTGCGCCCGGGGACGTCCGGGAGCGGGCCTCGGAGCCCCGCGAGAAGCTTCTATCCGACCTCTACGAGGGCTACCAGGAGCGCCTCCGCGCCGCGAACGCCCTCGATTTCGACGACCTCCTGTTCCTGACGGTCCGCCTGCTGCGCGAGCACAAGGACGTTCTCGCCCATTACGCCGAGCGCTTCCACTACGTCCTCGTGGACGAATTTCAGGATACGAATTACAGCCAGTACGAGCTCATGCGCCTTCTCGCCGAGGGCCGACGCAACCTTTGCGCCGTGGGCGACGAGGACCAGAGCATCTACCGCTGGCGCGGCGCCGAGATCGGAAATATTCTAAAATTCCGCGACGAGTACCCCGACGCGACGCTCGTAAAGCTGGAGCGCAACTACCGCTCGACGGACGTTATCCTTCAAGCCGCCTCCGCGGTTATTTCCCAAAACCGCGAGCGCATCGGAAAGACGTTGTGGAGCGACCGCCCGGGCGAGCACAAGATTGTCACCCACGCCGCCCTGACCGATTTGGCCGAGGCGGCCATCGTCGCGGACGAAATCTCCGGCCTGCGCGCGCGATACCCCTACGCCGAGATGGCTGTGCTCTACCGCACGAACGCCCAGTCGCGCCTCATCGAGGACTCCCTGATGCGACGCCGGATTCCCTACCTCGTGGTGGGCGGCCTTCGGTTCTACGAGCGCAAGGAAGTCAAGGACATCCTCGCCTACCTGCGCTTCCTGCTCAACCCGAGCGACGATGTCAGCCTGCGCCGCATCCTGAACGTTCCGCCGAGGGGCATCGGCGCGAGAACGTTCGGCCGGCTGCAGGACATCGCGGCGCGCGAGCGCCTTTCCCTGTGGGAAGCCGTCCGGCGCATGCTGGAGGGTGACGAGCCCAGCCCCAGGGAGCGAAACGCCCTGACCGCTTTCTCGGAGCTCGTCGGGCGCCTGCGCGACGAGGCCCTTCCCCTTCCACTTCCCGAATTAATTCTCTCGGTCCTCGAAGCCACGGAGTATTACAATTACCTCGAAAAGGAAGATTCCCGGCGCGCCGAGGAGCGGCGCGAGAATTTGCAGGGGCTGGTTTCGAGCGCCGCCGACTTCGTCGAGCTCGCCCAGAGCCCGGAAGAGGGGCGGGAGCCGCGGGAAGCGAGCCTCGTTTCCTTTCTCGACCGCGTGGCGCTCGTCTCGGACGCCGACCAGGTGAACCCGGAGCGCGGCGTCCAGTTGATGACGCTCCACTGCGCCAAGGGGCTCGAGTTTTCCGTGGTGTTCGTGGCGGGCCTGAACGACGGCCTCTTTCCCCACGCGCGCTCCAGCGAAACGCCCGAAGAGCGCGAGGAGGAGCGCCGCCTTTTCTACGTCGGCATGACCCGCGCCAAGGACGTTCTCATCCTGACGAGCGCCGAGCAGCGGCGCGTGTTCGGCCAGGACACGACCTTCGACCCCTCGCCCTTTTTGGAAGAAATTCCAGACGAGTGCCTCGAGCGCCCCGCGCCCGCCGCCTCAATCGAGCCGGAAGACCAGACTGCGGGCGGCGCCCTGTTCGAGGAGGAGGTTTTCTCGCACGACGCGCCCGCCCCGCGCGCCCACGCGGGGATGAGCATCTACCACAAGCAGTACGGGCGGGGTAAAATTTTAATGGTGGAATCGTCCGCACATGGGGAAAAGCTTACCATCGAATTCCAGCGCGACCGCAAGCTGAAGAAAATTCTCGCCCGGTTCGTGGAACTGGAACCGTCGTAG
- a CDS encoding protein kinase — protein MFAKGESFGKYQILDVLGSGGFGTVYLAEDSMIQKRMALKVPHEQTRELEKLLAEARLLARLDHPHIVRVYTADIVNETFFIVMEYVEGETLMDRLKNGKKLPVEDAVDLLIPIGEAAEYAHRKNILHRDIRPSNILVEAASGVPKVADFGTSRLLDAVPFAKTRIGSPPYMPPEQFDGRATYASDVYALGVMAYRIMSGKLPFFSGEVRELEQMIKREAPVPLHLQERSVPKRVSDIVMRAMEKDVKQRTPSAAALVADLHDAVEKSYRTPEIEEIRTRILEREKPRSGTCWNCKKPIPARARACPHCQSEQ, from the coding sequence ATGTTCGCCAAAGGAGAATCCTTCGGCAAGTACCAAATCCTTGACGTACTGGGAAGCGGCGGCTTCGGCACGGTCTACCTTGCGGAGGACAGCATGATCCAAAAGAGGATGGCCTTGAAGGTGCCGCACGAGCAGACCCGCGAACTCGAAAAACTCCTCGCCGAGGCCCGTCTCCTCGCCCGCCTGGACCATCCTCACATCGTTCGCGTGTACACTGCCGACATCGTGAACGAGACCTTTTTCATTGTCATGGAATACGTCGAGGGGGAAACGCTCATGGACCGCCTCAAGAACGGGAAAAAACTTCCCGTGGAAGACGCGGTAGACCTGCTTATCCCCATTGGCGAGGCTGCCGAATACGCCCACCGAAAGAATATCCTGCACCGCGACATCCGCCCCTCGAACATCCTCGTGGAGGCCGCGAGCGGGGTGCCGAAGGTGGCTGATTTCGGCACCTCGCGCCTCCTCGACGCCGTGCCGTTTGCGAAGACGCGCATCGGCTCGCCGCCGTACATGCCGCCTGAGCAGTTCGACGGGCGCGCAACCTATGCTTCCGACGTCTACGCCCTCGGCGTGATGGCGTACCGCATCATGAGCGGAAAGCTCCCTTTCTTCAGCGGTGAAGTGCGCGAGCTCGAGCAGATGATTAAGCGGGAGGCGCCCGTGCCGCTGCATCTACAGGAGCGCTCGGTGCCGAAGCGCGTGAGCGACATCGTCATGCGCGCCATGGAGAAGGACGTCAAACAGCGCACGCCGAGCGCGGCTGCGCTTGTGGCGGACCTTCACGACGCCGTGGAAAAGTCTTACCGCACCCCGGAAATCGAGGAGATTCGCACCCGCATCCTGGAGCGCGAAAAGCCGCGGAGCGGAACCTGCTGGAACTGCAAGAAGCCCATTCCCGCACGCGCCAGGGCCTGTCCCCACTGCCAGTCGGAACAGTAG
- a CDS encoding outer membrane beta-barrel protein has protein sequence MSRVLCLSLAQGSFLVAMVALVFMAAPVLAEVEAKTGYVEGGAGYFLGDGASGTFLGQPARAEIENSLMVGGRGGMFFTNNWGLEGWLAYSPAEVTRSASALGSGIDDMAILFLDASAVYCLNPSGEKNVLLLGGIGYMQARIEGFNSQSSPTLHLGAAAKLFRTESFYIRPDVRYLYVDGVDFGFDGGKKNQLNSFALFLTIGVESRRI, from the coding sequence ATGAGTCGGGTCCTTTGCCTAAGCCTCGCCCAGGGAAGTTTCCTTGTTGCCATGGTCGCGCTGGTGTTCATGGCGGCTCCGGTGCTTGCCGAAGTCGAAGCAAAGACCGGGTATGTTGAGGGCGGCGCCGGGTACTTCCTCGGAGACGGCGCGAGCGGTACGTTCCTCGGACAGCCGGCGAGAGCGGAAATTGAAAACAGCCTCATGGTCGGCGGCCGCGGGGGCATGTTCTTTACGAATAACTGGGGTCTCGAAGGCTGGCTCGCTTATTCTCCCGCAGAAGTGACCCGGTCGGCCTCCGCCCTGGGCTCCGGGATCGACGACATGGCCATTTTGTTTCTTGATGCGAGTGCCGTATACTGTCTCAATCCGTCCGGAGAGAAGAACGTTCTCCTGCTGGGCGGCATCGGCTATATGCAAGCTCGTATCGAAGGTTTCAACAGTCAGAGCTCACCGACGTTGCATCTCGGCGCCGCCGCCAAGCTTTTCCGCACGGAGAGTTTTTACATCCGCCCCGACGTCCGTTACCTCTACGTGGACGGCGTCGATTTCGGCTTCGACGGCGGCAAAAAAAATCAACTTAACTCGTTTGCACTGTTCCTGACAATTGGCGTGGAGTCCCGCAGGATTTGA
- a CDS encoding porin family protein, translating into MMFRFLRFSLPAALVFMAAPALAEVGAKTGYVEGGVGFLVGDSDDGTDPILGYGEARLESSPLIDFRFGGFFTEHFGMEGQVWYSPSDLEFEFQGAELGNLDVDIWGFDASIVLCPNPSGEYNFLVLGGIGYLNGDIDLNIPGEDSSESEDSTTLHVGAAGRINVTDNVYIRPDARYLYVEGFDLFGSGKESRLNFFTISVNVGFIFGK; encoded by the coding sequence GTGATGTTTCGATTTCTTCGCTTTAGCCTCCCCGCCGCGCTGGTGTTCATGGCGGCTCCGGCGCTTGCCGAAGTCGGAGCAAAGACCGGGTACGTCGAAGGCGGGGTGGGTTTCCTCGTCGGTGACAGCGACGACGGCACCGATCCAATCCTAGGGTACGGAGAGGCGAGGCTCGAAAGCTCTCCCCTCATCGATTTCCGTTTCGGCGGATTTTTCACGGAACACTTCGGAATGGAAGGCCAGGTCTGGTATTCACCGAGCGATCTCGAGTTTGAATTTCAGGGGGCGGAGTTGGGCAACCTTGACGTCGACATTTGGGGGTTCGACGCCAGCATCGTCCTCTGCCCCAATCCGTCCGGAGAGTACAATTTTCTCGTCCTGGGCGGCATCGGCTACCTGAACGGCGACATAGACTTAAACATACCTGGAGAAGACAGCAGCGAGAGCGAGGACTCCACCACACTGCACGTTGGCGCCGCGGGGCGAATCAACGTCACGGACAACGTTTATATCCGCCCCGACGCCCGCTACCTTTACGTTGAGGGCTTCGACCTTTTTGGCTCCGGTAAGGAGAGCCGGCTCAACTTTTTCACGATTTCCGTGAACGTCGGATTTATTTTTGGTAAATAG